CGACACGGGCTCCTGCCTGGCGTGCCAGGACATTGATGCCAGCGCCACCGGCCAGGAAATTATAGACCATCTGCGCAGTAACTTCTTGAGGATAAGCGCTGACCCCTTGCGCCACCACCCCGTGGTCGGCGGCCATGGTGATAATGACTTTTTGCTTGATTTCAGGGACAGGCCTGCCCTGAATGCCCGCCAGTTGCACGGACAGTTCTTCAAGACGACCGAGGCTACCCTGCGGCTTGGTCAGTACATCCTGCCGGGCGCGGGCCTGAGCCATCGCCTTTTCATCCAGGGGTCTTATCATCTTAATCACTTCAGACAGTTGCATGGTCACTCCTTTTATCAGATATTGCTTACAACTCTCCCGCAGCCAGCATTTCCTTCATGGTGGTCATGAGTTTCTGGCATTCGGGCAAGGTGCGAGGAGCAATACGGACATACCGGGGCAAGCCAAAAGAGGTACAGTCGCGCACCAGGATACCATGTTTTAGTAAAGCGGAGCGGAATTTTCCGGCATTACCCACTTTGACCAGGAAGAAATTCGCCTTTGATGGTACCGGGGGAAAGCCAGTCCGGTCAAGCTCCGCCATCAGGAACCGCTTTGCCCGCTGAACTTCCTGCCAGCACCTCGCATAGTAATCAGCGTCCTCCAGGGCAGCGATACCGGCTTTCTGGGCCGCAATATTGACATTCCACGGCGGCATAACGCGGCGCAGGACATCGATGATGTTTCCGTGAGCCAGGGCATAACCGAGGCGCAGTCCGGCCAGGGCATAGTCCTTGGTCATCGAACGGATAATAACTACGTTACCACGGGCAATCAGGTCAACCGATGACCATCTCCCGTCCGTGAAAGAGATGTAAGCCTCATCCAGGATGAGCAGTCCATCCCCGCAGTTGTCCAGAACCCGTTCAATTTCCCGCCGGGTGAGGTACCAGCCGGCGGGATTATTGGGATTACAAATAAAGATAAGCCGGGGGTGATGCTTCCGCAGCAGGTCAACCGTCCCGTGTATTAAGGGGAGGAAACCTTCTTCAGCCACTCCTCCCTGATCGATCACCTCCGCTCCGGCAATCTGGCTGGCGACCTTATATTCGCTAAAGGTTGGCTCCAGAACCAGGACCGGGTCTCCAGTGCCGAGGTAAGCCAGGGTGAGAAGACGAATCAGTTCCAGAGCGCCATTTCCGACCAGAATATTGCCCGGCGCCACCTCCAGCTTGCAGGCAAGACAGTCCCTGACCTCAGTAGCCTCAGAATCAGGATAGCGCTCAACGGCGATAGCACTCAGCGCCTCTCTCACTCCCGCAGGCGCCGGGAACGGATTAGCGTTAACACTGAAATCAAGAAGCTCGTCTGGGCTGATTCCCAAAGCTCTCAACTCGGCGTAGTTGATTCCGCCGTGGGGAGGGACTTTCAGCTTTTCTATCTCCGGTCTAGGTCGTAACGGCAAAGCGAATCACTCCTGCTGCAAAACATATTCCCGCCCAGGACAGCATAGATATTAACATCAGTCTCAGGGCGTCATCAATTGTCTGCGGCACCAGCGGGGCAGCGGCGGCTCCCAGCCGGTAGTGCCCCACCTTCACCAGCTGTACATTGAGCGCGCCCGCCGTCGCCGCCATCGTCCAGCCGGCATTCGGACTTTCCGTCCTGGAGTGCTCATTGAGGGCAACCCGCCAGGCAGCCCGGGCATCCCTTCCCGATAGAAAACTCGCCAGGACCAGGAGGAGCACAGTCACCCGGGCCGGGATAAAATTGAGCACGTCATCAAGCCGGCAGGCAAACTTACCCAGATACTCGTATTTTCCATGATAACCAATCATGGCATCCAGGGTATTGACCACCCGGTAGGCAACGGCGCCGGGGACGCCAAAGAGCAAAAAATAGAACAGGGGAGCCACAAAGCTATCCACAATATTTTCCGCCACTGATTCGATGGCCGCCGACACCACCATTGGCTCCGATAGATCAGCAGTATCACGGCTGACCAGTGAGCGCAGCTCATAGCGTGCCTCGTTCAATCTGTTACCAAGGAGCAGCCTCTTAATCCTGATGGCTGCCCGCCGCAGCTCCCGGAGGGAAAAGGTTGACTTCAGCAGCACCGCCCCGACAACAACATAAGCCACTGCGCTGAGACTACGCAGATAAAAAAGGGACAGATAGACAGCCGCCGCAAATAGCCCGATAAGGAACAGTGTCATCCCGGCCCCATAGACAAACTGCCTGCGGGGTGACCGACCCCAGCCACCCTTCTCCAGGAATGAAGTAACCCGCCCCATCCAGACCACGGGGTGAATGGGGCGGGGCGGCTCCCCCAGAACCAGGTCAATAACCAGGGCAACAAAAAATACCGCTAAAGTATCCATATCTCAGCGCCTGAGTTAGTCTCAAAAATACTTTTCCAAACTCATCTACTCGAATAATTCCGGGTGAATGAAGCGGGCAATCTCCTCCAATCCCTGGACAATACGTGGCCCGGGGCGGTTCAGCAGGTCTCCATCAACAGTATAAACCCTACCCTGCTTTACCGCGGTTATCTGCCGCCATACCGGGTGCTCCCGGAGCTGCTCTACTGTCGTCTCCGGTAGATATCCATGGCGGATGCCCAGAATAATAACTTCAGGGTCAGAACTTACTATCTCTTCGATACTGAGTTTAGCATAAGGGGACTGGACCACGGCCGCGATATTTTCCGCTCCTGACATAGCGATTAAGGAATCAATAAAGGAGCCAGGACCGGCCGTCCAGGGATTATTGAGGTCAGTAACGGCAAAGGTATAGAAGACCCTGACGCTGGGAGCGCCCTTTACTTTATCGGCAACCCGCGAAATTCTGCCCCTCATATCGGCGACAAGTTCTCCGGCTTGCTTCTCCACGCCGGTAACCTTGCCCAACAATTCAATATCCCTTAAAATGCTGTCAATGTCCTCCGGGTCAATAACCAGGTAGGTTATCCCCAGGCTATCAAACTGTGCCATGAGCTGCTCATCTCCTCCATTGGTCAGTACCAGGTCCGGTTCCAGATCAACAATCTTTTCCACGGAAGGCTTCGAGAAACTCCCTACCTTTTCTGTCCGTTTAGCTTCTTCGGGATAATCACAATACTCACTAACCCCAACCACCCTCTCCTCCAGACCGATAGCAAAGATAATCTCGGTGATGCTGGGCACATGTGATATGATTCTCTGCGGGCTTTCGGCTATGTTTACCATCCTGCCGGCATCATCGGTGTAGGACTCCGGCTGGAATCCGGGCTGGCACCCGGCCGCCACAACAAAAATTAGACCAGAAAGAACAATCCAGAACACGAATCGTCCTATTTTCAAAAACGTTACCTCCAATAAAATATCCGGTAAAAAGGAAACCCCTTGTCCAGGCGGACAAGGGGTTATCTCATGTCTCTATTAACATGTTCCCACCCCCTTTCCTCCGCGGAGGTTCAAGGTCCCCGGGGTAGCCGGCGTTCTGACTTCTCCCTTACGGCGAGTTACAGCAGGCGGAACTGTGCTGGACTTTCACCAGCTTGCTCTCCGACTATGCCTGAACCTCTTCAGGCATTCCCAGGTTGCTTATTCTTTGGCAATATAATACAGGAACAATCCGCAAATTACAACTACAGTCCGTGGGCTTCCGTGAAGCTCTGTCCCTGCTCAGTTGACAATAGCTATGCAAAAATAGAGAATAGTAGCTAGCTTTAATTTCGTAAGACGGGGTAAGCCCTGAACATTTCCGGGCGGGACTGGCTGGTACTATCCACACAGAAAAGAAAGGAGAAGGACATGGCAAAAACCGAGCAGGAAATTCATGAAGTGGAAAGCATCCCCTGGAAACCGGTAGAGGGCTACCCGGGAGTTTATGAAAAAGTGCTCAATGAAGACCGGAGAGCAGGCAGTATTAGTCGACTGCTGAGGTACGATCCGGGCACGGTCTTCGATGAAGTGCTGAACCATGATTTCTACGAAGAAATCTACGTTCTTGCCGGGACATTGATCGATGAGGGGAAGAACCTGATATTAAAAGCCGGTTACTATGGCTACCGCCATCCCGGTATGAGACACGGGCCGTACCGCTCGCCGGACGGAATGATGACCTTTGAGATTAGAACGTATCAGGGATAACGTTTCAGGTTATGTCAAGCTAGATAGATTAAACGGCCAGAAACTCTGCCCCACTTGAAGACGCTTAAAAACAATCACGGGCTTGTTTCTCCAGCCGGGGAAGGAACGCCATGAAAGACTTAAATTTAACACTAAAGACAGCCACAGGAACGCAGCCGGTCAGCTTCAAGGTCAAGCGCATGGTAAATGCCGGTTATGTAGGCAGAGACCAGGAAACTGTCGTCAAGCATATCGAGGAGCTGAAGAAAGAGGGGGTCCCTGCCCCGGATGAAGTGCCGACACTCTATCCGGTAGCGCCCTATCTGATAACCACCGAGGAGACGTTAGAGCCGATTGACGACTACACCTCGGGAGAAGCCGAATTTGTCCTTTTCCTGGAGAAGGACAAAATGTATGTCGGCGCCGGCAGCGACCACACTGACCGGAAGCTGGAAGCCGCGAGCATCGTCAAAGCCAAACAGATGTGTCCCAACGTGGTCTCTTCAGTGGTCTGGCCGTATGATGAAGTCAAAAGGAACTGGGATGAGCTTATCCTGCGAAGCTGGACAGAGAAGGACGGGCAGAGGATACTGTACCAGGAAGCCAGACTAGCGTCCATTCTCACTATCGAGGATTTACTCGCCTTTATCAGGAGCCGGGTAAAGGATGAAGACTTTAATAATATGGTTATCTATTCGGGCACCATCCCTCTCCTCGGGGGTGAAGCGATCTTCGGCGACAGCTTTGAGGTGGAGCTGCATAATCCTGAAACCGGCGATTCCCTGTGGTGCCGTTATCAGGTCAAGCCCATGGACTATCTGTAATCAGACAGTTAAAGCCCCCATTCAACCGGCGCAGTTTTTACCTAAAATGTCATACTTTCGTAATTTTTTTCACTCCTATTTTATAACTTTTCCATTATTTAACGTCTAAAATTGCAGAGTGAGAGTACCGCAGGCCTTTGCGTGCCGTTAGCAGCGTCATAGGCAAGAAACTTTCCGCTATCAGGAGGTGAGGAATGCCGGTTGATATCAATTTCATAGTCGGTGGTGAAGCCGGACAGGGAGTGCAATCCGTCGGTTTTTTACTGGCCAAGACCCTCGCCAGGGGTGGATACTATGTTTTTGCTGACCAGGACTATGAATCGAGAATACGGGGCGGCCATAACTTCTTCCGGGTCAGGGCCAGGGACACTGAAGTAAGCGCCATTGCCGAGCCGGTAAACATACTGCTTACCCTGAACAAGGAAAGCATTGACCTGCACCGTGATGAATTAGCCCCCGGGGGTGTTATTATCTTCGACGGCGAACAGATAAAAGACGCCGGTGACAGCAGTAACTTGTTCAGCGTACCTCTGGAAAGGCTGGCTGAAGAAAAGGCCGGAGGCAAGCTCATGTCCAATACGGTATCGCTGGGAGCCGCCCTCGGCCTGGTAAAATACGACTTCGAGGTACTGTCGAAAGTCTTACAGGAACACTTCGGCAGCGAAAAAATTGGCAAGGATAATGTGAAGGCAGCCAGGGCTGGCTACGAATATGCCCGGCAGAATTTCCAGGGCGACTTTGACTTTCATCTCAAGCCGGTCAGTGACGCCAGAAGAATGTTGCTTACCGGCAATGAAGCCATCGCGCTGGGAGCAATCGCCGCCGGCTGTAAATTCATGGCGGCTTACCCGATGACTCCCACAACATCAATCATGGAATATATCGCGGCTAAAGCCAAAGACATGGGAATGGTAATGGTGCACGCCGAAGACGAAATAGCGGCGGTCAATATGGCCATCGGCGCCAGTTATGCCGGCGTCAGAGCCATGACCGCCACCTCCGGCAGCGGCTTCTGCCTCATGGTGGAGGGGGTGGGACTGGCCGGGATAACTGAAACGCCGCTGGTGGTCATCAACGGCCAGCGTCCCGGCCCGGCTACCGGACTACCCACTCGCACCGAGCAGGGCGACCTCGATTTTGTCCTTCACGCTTCCCACGGAGAGTTCCCCAGGACAATACTGGCGCCGGCTACTGTTGAGGGATGTTTCTGGTCAACCGTCAAAGCTTTCAATCTGGCGGAAAAGTACCAGGTGCCCGCCTTTATACTGACCGACCATGTCCTGGCCACCTCCTATACCACGATCGACCCGTTTGACCTCTCCGGGGTAACCATTGACCGGGGGCTTCTCTTTAACAAGAAAGCCAGCAGGGAATACAAAAGACACGCCATAACCAAATCAGGCGTTTCACCCCGGGCTTTCCCCGGGCAGCCGGGAATCGTGGTATCAACCGACGCCGATGAACACGATGAATCCGGTCACATGATTGAGGATGCCGAGACCAGGATACGGATGGTACAAAAACGAATGCGCAAGCTCGACGGACTGAAGAAGGAGATCACGCCCCCGGAATTATACGGCCCCAGGAAAGCGGAGACGACCCTTATCGGCTGGGGGAGCACCGGCGGCGCTCTCCGTGAAGCCGTGGACATACTGCGCCATGAAAAGGTCAGTGTCAACCTGCTCCACTTTAACGAACTCTGGCCCTTCCCGGCTGAGGCGTTCGCTGATGCCTTAAAGAAAAGCGGTAGCAGCTACGTAATTGAAAATAACGCCACCGGGCAGCTTGCCCGTCTCATCCG
This region of Dehalococcoidales bacterium genomic DNA includes:
- a CDS encoding histidinol-phosphate transaminase, producing the protein MPLRPRPEIEKLKVPPHGGINYAELRALGISPDELLDFSVNANPFPAPAGVREALSAIAVERYPDSEATEVRDCLACKLEVAPGNILVGNGALELIRLLTLAYLGTGDPVLVLEPTFSEYKVASQIAGAEVIDQGGVAEEGFLPLIHGTVDLLRKHHPRLIFICNPNNPAGWYLTRREIERVLDNCGDGLLILDEAYISFTDGRWSSVDLIARGNVVIIRSMTKDYALAGLRLGYALAHGNIIDVLRRVMPPWNVNIAAQKAGIAALEDADYYARCWQEVQRAKRFLMAELDRTGFPPVPSKANFFLVKVGNAGKFRSALLKHGILVRDCTSFGLPRYVRIAPRTLPECQKLMTTMKEMLAAGEL
- a CDS encoding cobalamin biosynthesis protein, yielding MDTLAVFFVALVIDLVLGEPPRPIHPVVWMGRVTSFLEKGGWGRSPRRQFVYGAGMTLFLIGLFAAAVYLSLFYLRSLSAVAYVVVGAVLLKSTFSLRELRRAAIRIKRLLLGNRLNEARYELRSLVSRDTADLSEPMVVSAAIESVAENIVDSFVAPLFYFLLFGVPGAVAYRVVNTLDAMIGYHGKYEYLGKFACRLDDVLNFIPARVTVLLLVLASFLSGRDARAAWRVALNEHSRTESPNAGWTMAATAGALNVQLVKVGHYRLGAAAAPLVPQTIDDALRLMLISMLSWAGICFAAGVIRFAVTT
- a CDS encoding cobalamin-binding protein, with product MKIGRFVFWIVLSGLIFVVAAGCQPGFQPESYTDDAGRMVNIAESPQRIISHVPSITEIIFAIGLEERVVGVSEYCDYPEEAKRTEKVGSFSKPSVEKIVDLEPDLVLTNGGDEQLMAQFDSLGITYLVIDPEDIDSILRDIELLGKVTGVEKQAGELVADMRGRISRVADKVKGAPSVRVFYTFAVTDLNNPWTAGPGSFIDSLIAMSGAENIAAVVQSPYAKLSIEEIVSSDPEVIILGIRHGYLPETTVEQLREHPVWRQITAVKQGRVYTVDGDLLNRPGPRIVQGLEEIARFIHPELFE
- a CDS encoding cupin domain-containing protein, yielding MAKTEQEIHEVESIPWKPVEGYPGVYEKVLNEDRRAGSISRLLRYDPGTVFDEVLNHDFYEEIYVLAGTLIDEGKNLILKAGYYGYRHPGMRHGPYRSPDGMMTFEIRTYQG
- a CDS encoding DUF2848 family protein, with amino-acid sequence MKDLNLTLKTATGTQPVSFKVKRMVNAGYVGRDQETVVKHIEELKKEGVPAPDEVPTLYPVAPYLITTEETLEPIDDYTSGEAEFVLFLEKDKMYVGAGSDHTDRKLEAASIVKAKQMCPNVVSSVVWPYDEVKRNWDELILRSWTEKDGQRILYQEARLASILTIEDLLAFIRSRVKDEDFNNMVIYSGTIPLLGGEAIFGDSFEVELHNPETGDSLWCRYQVKPMDYL
- a CDS encoding 2-oxoacid:acceptor oxidoreductase subunit alpha encodes the protein MPVDINFIVGGEAGQGVQSVGFLLAKTLARGGYYVFADQDYESRIRGGHNFFRVRARDTEVSAIAEPVNILLTLNKESIDLHRDELAPGGVIIFDGEQIKDAGDSSNLFSVPLERLAEEKAGGKLMSNTVSLGAALGLVKYDFEVLSKVLQEHFGSEKIGKDNVKAARAGYEYARQNFQGDFDFHLKPVSDARRMLLTGNEAIALGAIAAGCKFMAAYPMTPTTSIMEYIAAKAKDMGMVMVHAEDEIAAVNMAIGASYAGVRAMTATSGSGFCLMVEGVGLAGITETPLVVINGQRPGPATGLPTRTEQGDLDFVLHASHGEFPRTILAPATVEGCFWSTVKAFNLAEKYQVPAFILTDHVLATSYTTIDPFDLSGVTIDRGLLFNKKASREYKRHAITKSGVSPRAFPGQPGIVVSTDADEHDESGHMIEDAETRIRMVQKRMRKLDGLKKEITPPELYGPRKAETTLIGWGSTGGALREAVDILRHEKVSVNLLHFNELWPFPAEAFADALKKSGSSYVIENNATGQLARLIRAETGIKVSGKILKYDGRPFTPAYIARAIIEGGSSIGKDS